Proteins found in one Plasmodium malariae genome assembly, chromosome: 13 genomic segment:
- the DPH1 gene encoding diphthamide biosynthesis protein 1, putative, translating to MNKITTTHRISEERKVYCSIPKFILNNELLQKAIKKCLPENYNFEVYKCIDIILREGYKHIALQLPEGLLIWGLYLSEIFYFFCNCVEEVMILGDVTYGGCCIDDFTSKKLKCDLLIHYGHSCLIPLTVTNIRCIYVFVDIKLNCTHLIETIKKNFDKKDIILLLGTIQFSCVVHNVHSILKNENYFDTLLPIPQVLPLTKGEVLGCTSPNLYHFLHEQVIKKEKEMEGADEGERKNIHEHTYEHECTCSDGREGKTAWGGEGQVSANGVETKCCKTKEIKINANEKDESYIMNACRIFLKQNKVKIVFIADGRFHLESLMIHNPDFSFYRYNPFDKILTVEKYNYKLFYEIRKNEIKKCINCRTVCIILSTLGRQGNVNILKNIIDIIKEKNIYFFILLLSEIYNEKLQLFKNVDVFIQIGCPRLSIDWGNFNMKPLLNTYEAYVLFKSLRYRKVYPMDYYSSSGNEWTNYNAGIGNVKERNLSMKEIIKRRIQMRKNKINIHYQ from the coding sequence atgaacaaaataacaaCAACACATAGAATCAGTGAAGAAAGAAAAGTGTATTGTTCCATTCCAAAATTTATTCTGAACAACGAATTATTACAAAAagctataaaaaaatgcCTTCCAGAGAATTACAATTTCGaagtatataaatgtattgatataatattaagaGAAGGATATAAACATATTGCTTTGCAATTACCTGAGGGATTATTAATATGGGGATTATATTTGTcggaaatattttatttcttttgtaaTTGTGTAGAGGAGGTTATGATATTAGGGGATGTTACATATGGTGGTTGTTGTATTGATGATTTTAccagtaaaaaattaaaatgcgATTTACTTATTCATTATGGTCATTCTTGTTTAATTCCATTAACTGTTACAAATATTAGatgtatttatgtttttgtcgatataaaattaaactgTACCCACTTAATagaaacaattaaaaaaaattttgataaaaaagatattattttgttactaGGAACGATTCAATTTTCTTGCGTTGTTCATAATGTTCATTCCATTTTGaagaatgaaaattatttcgACACATTATTGCCAATACCCCAGGTGTTACCCCTTACCAAGGGGGAAGTTCTAGGATGTACGTCTCCAAATTTGTACCACTTTTTGCATGAACAGGtcataaaaaaggaaaaagaaatggAAGGGGCGGATGAAGGTGAACGAAAAAACATACATGAACATACGTATGAACATGAATGCACATGTTCGGATGGACGTGAGGGAAAAACGGCATGGGGGGGAGAGGGGCAGGTAAGTGCCAATGGAGTCGAAACAAAGTGTTGTAAAACCAAAGAAATCAAAATTAACGCGAACGAAAAGGACGAATCGTATATTATGAACGCGTGCAGAATTTtcttaaaacaaaataaggtaaaaattgtttttatagCGGATGGAAGATTTCATTTAGAGAGTTTGATGATACATAACCCtgatttctctttttatcgTTATAACCcttttgataaaatattaacagtagaaaaatataactataaacttttttatgaaataagaaaaaacgaaataaaaaagtgtaTTAACTGTAGAACggtatgtataattttaagcACATTAGGTCGACAAGGAAATGTGAATATactgaaaaatattatagatataataaaggaaaagaatatatatttctttatccTTTTACTCTCTGaaatttataatgaaaagttgcaattatttaaaaatgtagatGTTTTTATTCAAATAGGATGTCCAAGATTATCTATTGATTGGGGTAACTTTAATATGAAACcattattaaatacatatgaaGCTTACGTATTATTTAAGTCATTGAGGTATAGAAAAGTTTATCCTATGGATTATTATTCATCTTCTGGTAATGAATGGACTAATTATAATGCAGGTATAGGTAACGTAAAGGAAAGAAATTTATCGATGAAAGAAATCATAAAACGACGAATACAgatgagaaaaaataaaattaatatacacTACCAATAG